One Ostrinia nubilalis chromosome 4, ilOstNubi1.1, whole genome shotgun sequence DNA window includes the following coding sequences:
- the LOC135071192 gene encoding innexin inx3 — MAVFGMVSAVAGFVKVRYLIDKAVIDNMVFRMHYRITSAILFLCCILVTANNLIGDPIACINDGAIPGHVLNTYCWITYTFTLPNSDSKAVAHPGLGNDYEEEKRIHAYYQWVPFMLFFQGLLFYLPHWVWKNWEEGKVRMISDGMRGTVAAIADDKSNRQARLVQYLMETLHMHNAYSFGYFFCEVLNFINVVGNIFFLDTFLGGAFLTYGTDVVKFSNRNQEDRTDPMIEVFPRITKCTFHKFGASGTIQKHDALCVLALNILNEKIFIFLWFWFIILSVVSGLALVYSAAVILMPRTRETILKRRFRFGTPNGVEALVRKTQVGDFLLLHLLGQNMSLRVFGEVLDELSRRLHLGSNAPSAPSTIEMAPIYPNIDKFSKETET; from the exons ATGGCGGTGTTTGGTATGGTCTCCGCGGTTGCGGGCTTCGTCAAGGTCCGCTACCTCATCGACAAAGCTGTCATCGACAACATGGTGTTCCGTATGCACTACCGTATCACCTCTGCCATTCTCTTCCTCTGCTGTATCCTCGTCACCGCCAACAATCTCATTG GTGACCCGATAGCCTGCATCAACGACGGCGCGATACCCGGCCACGTACTCAACACTTACTGCTGGATCACGTACACGTTCACACTGCCCAATTCCGACTCGAAGGCCGTCGCTCACCCCGGTCTAGGCAACGACTATGAAGAAGAGAAGCGCATCCATGCCTACTATCAGTGGGTGCCGTTCATGCTTTTCTTCCAG GGTCTACTCTTCTATTTGCCCCATTGGGTGTGGAAGAACTGGGAAGAGGGAAAGGTCCGCATGATCTCAGACGGCATGCGTGGAACTGTCGCAGCCATCGCGGATGATAAGAGCAACCGACAG gcTCGTCTAGTCCAGTACCTGATGGAAACCCTACACATGCACAACGCGTACTCTTTCGGATACTTCTTCTGCGAAGTATTGAATTTCATCAACGTG GTGGGCAACATCTTCTTCTTGGACACATTCCTCGGCGGAGCCTTCTTGACTTATGGTACTGACGTAGTCAAATTCTCGAATAGGAATCAAGAAGATCGTACTGACCCTATG ATTGAAGTATTCCCAAGAATAACCAAGTGTACCTTCCACAAATTTGGTGCTTCCGGCACAATTCAGAAACACGATGCACTCTGTGTCCTCGCTCTGAACATCctcaatgaaaaaatattcattttcctGTGGTTCTG GTTCATCATCCTATCAGTGGTATCTGGGTTGGCTCTGGTGTACTCCGCAGCTGTCATCCTGATGCCGAGGACGCGCGAGACGATCCTCAAGAGACGCTTCCGATTCGGAACGCCGAACGGAGTGGAGGCACTTGTTAGGAAAACTCAG GTTGGCGACTTCCTACTCCTACACTTGCTGGGCCAGAACATGTCTCTGCGAGTGTTCGGAGAAGTCTTAGACGAGCTGTCCCGAAGGCTGCACCTCGGGTCCAACGCGCCCTCCGCCCCATCAACCATAGAGATGGCACCGATTTACCCGAACATCGATAAGTTCTCGAAGGAGACCGAGACGTAA